From Pseudoleptotrichia goodfellowii, a single genomic window includes:
- the truA gene encoding tRNA pseudouridine(38-40) synthase TruA, protein MTKEKNIKMVYQYDGSKFYGFQRQKNKKTVQGEIEKVILKNFSQKINMISSGRTDKGVHALGQVSNFFIDEKIPLEAIKRQINKNLYGEIKILSVEEIEREFNSRFDAKSRTYLYIMKKEEEITPFESNYITGIKNDINIEQFQKIMEIFKGKYDFSSFMKKDKAIRNTMREIYNIKCEYEEREKKIYVEICGSSFLKTMIRIMIGSAMAIYFGKEREDYIKMRLENPDADKPKILAPSEGLYLYRVDY, encoded by the coding sequence ATGACAAAAGAGAAAAATATTAAAATGGTATATCAATACGACGGGAGTAAGTTTTACGGCTTTCAAAGGCAAAAAAATAAAAAGACTGTTCAGGGAGAAATCGAAAAAGTTATTTTGAAAAATTTTTCTCAAAAAATAAATATGATATCATCAGGACGTACTGATAAGGGAGTCCATGCTTTAGGTCAGGTTTCCAATTTTTTTATTGATGAAAAAATTCCTTTAGAAGCAATAAAAAGGCAAATCAATAAAAATTTATACGGAGAGATAAAGATTTTATCAGTTGAAGAAATAGAGAGAGAGTTTAATTCAAGGTTTGACGCAAAATCAAGAACTTATTTATATATTATGAAAAAAGAGGAAGAAATAACTCCTTTTGAGTCGAATTATATTACGGGAATAAAAAATGATATAAATATTGAACAGTTTCAGAAAATAATGGAAATTTTCAAGGGAAAGTACGACTTTAGCAGTTTTATGAAAAAAGATAAGGCAATCAGAAATACAATGAGGGAAATTTACAACATTAAATGTGAATACGAAGAAAGAGAAAAAAAAATATATGTTGAAATATGCGGAAGTTCATTTTTAAAAACAATGATAAGAATAATGATAGGATCGGCAATGGCAATATATTTCGGAAAAGAAAGAGAAGATTATATAAAAATGAGGCTTGAAAATCCTGATGCTGATAAACCGAAAATATTGGCTCCGTCTGAAGGACTGTATCTTTACAGGGTTGATTATTAG
- a CDS encoding Fur family transcriptional regulator, with amino-acid sequence MHIENVGEYLKENGIKPSIQRIKIFEFLLEHHIHPTVDDIFQTLSAEIPTLSKTTVYNMLNLFVGNHIVQEVIIEENEVRYDVVTGVHGHFKCKVCGEIKDFDVDLSKLDLSKLGDVEIEETHFYLKGTCAECLKNRNTTVVKN; translated from the coding sequence ATGCACATAGAAAATGTAGGAGAATATTTGAAAGAAAATGGAATTAAACCTTCCATTCAAAGAATAAAAATATTTGAATTTTTACTGGAACATCATATTCATCCTACGGTAGATGATATATTTCAAACACTTTCTGCTGAAATTCCGACTTTATCAAAAACAACTGTTTATAATATGTTGAACCTTTTTGTCGGGAATCATATTGTTCAGGAAGTAATAATAGAGGAAAATGAAGTCAGATATGATGTTGTAACAGGGGTTCACGGGCATTTTAAATGTAAAGTATGCGGAGAGATTAAGGATTTTGATGTGGATTTGTCTAAATTGGATTTGTCCAAATTAGGAGATGTGGAAATAGAAGAAACGCATTTTTATCTTAAAGGAACGTGTGCCGAATGTTTAAAAAACAGAAATACAACAGTTGTTAAAAATTAG
- a CDS encoding IS1634 family transposase, with protein MCCTISDIRKDSPISRYEKWSKIHKTFNRSELTSQRISEMFSEINESGKNNFFKLQAEQLKEDEYWAYDTTSISSYSKAINQMRYGYNKENDTLAQINLAILYGEKSRLPFYYRVLPGNIVDVSTVRRLIKDVQYIGVKKPKLVMDRGFYSKNNIDELMNNKFKFIVGTKSSSKIIKERIEKVKDIKKFTNYIAEYNIYGKKEILMWDDTDKENKKYLYLYVFFDDEKALKEDKDFTEYLIKLKTDIENNVENEKRVEDYRKYFDIKVEKENIIAVAKDDIIEKHMKKYGYFSLISNENLEAREILSIYRQKM; from the coding sequence ATCTGTTGCACAATATCTGATATTAGAAAAGATAGTCCTATATCAAGATATGAAAAATGGAGTAAAATTCATAAAACATTTAACAGAAGTGAACTAACTTCTCAAAGAATAAGTGAAATGTTTTCAGAAATAAATGAAAGCGGAAAAAACAATTTCTTTAAATTACAGGCTGAACAGTTGAAAGAAGATGAGTATTGGGCTTATGATACAACAAGCATATCATCTTATTCAAAAGCTATTAATCAAATGAGATACGGATATAATAAGGAAAATGATACATTAGCACAAATCAATCTTGCAATTTTGTATGGAGAAAAGTCAAGATTGCCTTTTTACTATAGAGTTTTACCAGGAAACATTGTTGATGTGTCAACAGTTAGAAGATTAATAAAAGATGTTCAGTATATAGGAGTTAAGAAACCTAAATTAGTGATGGATAGAGGATTCTACAGTAAAAACAATATAGATGAACTCATGAATAATAAATTTAAATTTATTGTAGGAACAAAGTCATCATCAAAAATAATAAAAGAAAGAATAGAAAAAGTAAAAGATATTAAGAAATTTACTAATTATATAGCTGAATATAATATATATGGTAAAAAAGAAATACTTATGTGGGACGATACAGACAAGGAAAATAAGAAGTATCTTTACTTGTATGTGTTTTTTGATGATGAAAAAGCTTTAAAAGAAGATAAAGATTTTACAGAATACCTGATTAAATTAAAAACAGATATAGAAAATAATGTAGAAAATGAAAAAAGAGTCGAAGACTATAGGAAATATTTCGATATTAAAGTTGAAAAAGAAAATATAATTGCTGTAGCAAAAGATGATATTATAGAAAAACATATGAAAAAATATGGTTATTTCAGTTTGATAAGTAATGAAAATCTTGAAGCAAGAGAAATATTAAGTATATATAGACAAAAGATGTAG
- a CDS encoding metallophosphoesterase, producing MFKKSEKSKNIIRIEKIHEKDFERIFVTSDIHGYYSLFLKLLDKIQLTKKDLLIIMGDSCDRGPQSYELYKKYMELSEQGYNIKHILGNHEDMLYKAVQSGDDAHWYRNGGEKTDISFSENLGITLEEWKEKDGMKNLEWFVNWIEQLPLIIEGDKNIFVHAAYDTTKGIDEQEHRFLVWSRDDFWTNNKTGKAIYFGHTPSKDGKIRYYVNDVCCIDTGSYNTKVLGCINLNSKEEIYVKED from the coding sequence ATGTTTAAAAAAAGCGAAAAATCCAAGAATATAATCAGAATAGAAAAAATTCATGAAAAAGATTTTGAAAGAATTTTTGTAACTTCGGATATACATGGATACTACTCATTATTTTTAAAGTTGCTGGATAAAATACAACTTACTAAGAAAGATTTGCTTATAATAATGGGAGATTCATGCGACAGAGGACCTCAATCTTATGAACTTTATAAAAAATATATGGAATTGTCCGAACAGGGATATAATATAAAGCATATTTTAGGGAATCATGAAGATATGCTGTATAAAGCTGTTCAATCAGGAGATGATGCTCATTGGTATCGTAACGGAGGAGAGAAAACCGATATTTCCTTCTCTGAAAATTTGGGTATAACTTTAGAAGAATGGAAAGAAAAAGACGGAATGAAAAATTTGGAATGGTTTGTAAACTGGATAGAGCAGTTGCCTTTAATAATTGAAGGAGATAAAAATATATTTGTTCATGCGGCTTATGATACTACTAAAGGTATAGATGAACAGGAGCATAGATTTTTAGTTTGGAGTAGAGATGATTTTTGGACAAATAATAAAACAGGAAAAGCAATTTATTTTGGACATACTCCAAGTAAAGACGGTAAAATAAGATACTATGTAAATGATGTCTGCTGTATTGACACAGGTTCGTATAACACGAAAGTACTAGGCTGTATAAATTTGAATTCCAAAGAAGAAATATATGTTAAAGAAGATTAA
- a CDS encoding phage baseplate protein produces MLKYDGFFGALPFRSVSNGINWQKEITSRKTYLGYEDNDHRYFKAKEINLTIIFEGRLKKLYLTALQSMWENNDKQVLILLKHGQIFKNMVIKNISNTQEYDNERDNIIELNVSFQEMRYGVPGGNIYDDIKNVTQQDSMFTQVVGIAKEKLNNIVNLYSRAIK; encoded by the coding sequence ATGTTAAAATATGACGGTTTTTTCGGAGCCTTGCCTTTTAGGTCTGTATCAAACGGAATTAATTGGCAAAAAGAAATAACATCAAGAAAAACATACTTAGGTTATGAAGATAATGATCATAGATATTTTAAAGCAAAAGAAATAAATTTAACTATTATTTTTGAAGGAAGATTAAAAAAGTTATATCTAACTGCACTACAATCAATGTGGGAAAACAATGATAAACAGGTTTTGATATTACTAAAACATGGTCAAATATTTAAAAATATGGTTATAAAGAATATTTCAAATACACAGGAATATGACAACGAAAGAGATAACATTATTGAATTAAATGTGTCTTTTCAAGAAATGAGATATGGAGTTCCCGGAGGAAATATTTATGATGATATAAAAAATGTTACTCAACAAGATAGTATGTTTACTCAAGTTGTCGGAATCGCAAAAGAAAAATTGAATAATATTGTCAATTTATATAGTAGAGCAATAAAGTAG
- a CDS encoding acyltransferase family protein, translating into MKKYNQFEIFRFIGAFSVLIFHTAKDTSFYPQVPLLFQNGTIWVYFFFVLSGFMLSYSHLNKNIDIKKFYLTRLFKFYPLYFFSLLLLFVYSLKYKEKLIYSLLMIQSLIFGKATDQNYNYASWYLSVLAFLIIIFPYLLKFMKVHSKYFKCFTIFTVIYTYYVYLTFNKYSDNSYIYHLINYFPLMHLSSFVAGMLLFYYLKNINGKKYYSFLLLLYFLFLTLFIQYNKFIPYTSILISLSFVPLIMFLFLDTGFFSKILGNDFFIYLGSLSFSIYILHVPIYHIYRKYIHSIDNNFHFLIFFIIVFVASNGTKYFIENKYYKFLCSKYLKS; encoded by the coding sequence ATGAAAAAATATAATCAATTTGAAATTTTTAGATTTATTGGTGCATTCAGCGTTTTGATTTTTCATACAGCTAAAGACACAAGTTTTTATCCCCAAGTTCCTTTGCTTTTCCAAAATGGAACAATTTGGGTATATTTCTTTTTCGTTTTATCAGGATTTATGCTTTCTTATTCTCATTTGAATAAAAACATTGATATAAAAAAATTTTATTTAACGAGACTTTTTAAATTTTATCCCTTATACTTTTTTTCTTTATTACTTCTTTTTGTTTATTCCCTAAAATATAAAGAAAAATTAATATACAGCCTTTTAATGATACAAAGTTTAATATTCGGAAAAGCTACAGACCAAAATTATAATTATGCCTCTTGGTATCTTTCTGTCTTGGCTTTTCTAATAATAATATTCCCATATTTATTAAAATTTATGAAAGTACATTCTAAATATTTTAAATGTTTCACAATATTTACAGTTATTTACACTTACTACGTGTATCTAACATTTAATAAATACAGTGATAATTCATATATTTATCATCTTATTAATTATTTTCCTTTAATGCATCTTTCTTCCTTTGTTGCTGGGATGCTGTTGTTTTATTATTTAAAAAATATAAATGGTAAAAAATATTATTCTTTTTTACTCCTCTTATATTTTTTATTTTTAACTCTATTTATTCAATATAATAAATTTATTCCTTATACGTCTATATTAATTTCATTATCTTTTGTACCTTTGATTATGTTTTTATTTTTAGATACAGGATTTTTTAGCAAAATTTTAGGTAATGACTTTTTTATATATTTAGGAAGTTTAAGTTTTTCAATATATATTCTTCATGTTCCTATTTATCACATTTATAGGAAATATATACATAGTATTGATAATAATTTCCATTTTCTAATATTTTTTATAATAGTTTTCGTTGCTTCAAATGGCACAAAATACTTTATTGAAAATAAATATTATAAATTTTTATGTAGCAAGTATCTAAAGTCCTAA
- a CDS encoding type II toxin-antitoxin system death-on-curing family toxin — protein sequence MDIKYFDVEKVWEIHKEVLEVSGGLSGYKDKNGISQICDFMQNDLYYPGFVDKLEYLIFSIAKNHFFNDGNKRTSIATGTLFLSINGYNEKLDLYIEEMEYYIIELVERKLAREQFKEILKRYL from the coding sequence ATGGATATTAAATATTTTGATGTTGAGAAAGTATGGGAAATACACAAAGAAGTCTTGGAGGTGTCTGGTGGCTTATCAGGATATAAAGATAAAAACGGTATAAGTCAAATTTGTGATTTTATGCAGAATGATTTATATTATCCCGGCTTTGTAGATAAACTCGAATATTTGATATTCAGCATAGCAAAAAACCATTTCTTTAATGACGGGAACAAAAGGACTTCAATAGCCACAGGAACATTATTTTTGAGTATAAATGGGTACAATGAAAAACTGGACCTGTATATTGAGGAAATGGAATATTATATAATTGAATTGGTAGAGAGAAAATTGGCGAGAGAGCAGTTTAAGGAAATATTGAAAAGATATTTGTAA
- a CDS encoding baseplate J/gp47 family protein, with protein MGFKTDKNGIIFPTFADFKEEMEKEGKIQFGEEFEINPETSLGQFLEVISYMLENTSKQLQNVYFLFWLFNKNGALLSEYASNYGIERIQGKYAYGDLTVEGTPGHIVSKGFQVRSKKGLLYKTVSNVLISSNGKAKVQIKAMEFGEEYNTEANTIVEKATGDENVTKIYNQEAITGGTFLESDEELRERILNLSTSKGGADINGIKANLLKLSQVEDCDIKENSTDERDETFELEPGHIRIVVKGLIDEEVAYAVLNTISPGIVTDGDVVMRVVTDSNQNRIIKFKQATKIEYSVRVRNIKNVSEQNKVTKDEIINSIVKETNNFKLGQYVNYEKIQSAVYQLSKQLEADVEIKKGSGSWIKEDIAIRHDEYSFLSINNIEVTL; from the coding sequence ATGGGATTTAAGACAGATAAAAACGGAATAATTTTTCCGACATTTGCAGACTTTAAAGAAGAAATGGAAAAAGAAGGGAAAATACAATTTGGAGAAGAATTTGAAATAAATCCTGAAACTTCTTTAGGGCAGTTTTTAGAAGTTATATCTTATATGCTTGAGAATACAAGTAAGCAGCTTCAAAATGTATATTTTCTATTTTGGTTATTTAACAAAAACGGTGCTTTATTATCGGAATATGCGAGCAATTATGGGATAGAAAGGATACAGGGGAAATATGCTTATGGAGATTTAACTGTTGAAGGAACTCCGGGACATATAGTTTCAAAAGGTTTTCAAGTCCGTTCAAAAAAAGGACTTTTATATAAGACAGTATCAAATGTATTAATAAGTTCTAATGGTAAAGCAAAAGTCCAAATAAAAGCAATGGAATTTGGAGAAGAATATAATACGGAAGCAAATACTATTGTAGAAAAAGCAACCGGAGATGAAAATGTAACAAAAATTTATAATCAAGAAGCAATAACAGGAGGAACGTTTTTAGAAAGCGACGAGGAATTGAGAGAAAGAATTTTAAATTTATCAACATCAAAAGGCGGAGCCGATATTAATGGTATAAAAGCAAATTTACTTAAGTTGTCGCAAGTTGAGGATTGTGATATTAAAGAAAATTCTACGGACGAAAGGGACGAGACTTTTGAACTTGAACCGGGACATATTAGAATTGTTGTAAAAGGACTTATAGATGAAGAAGTAGCTTACGCAGTTTTAAATACTATTTCTCCCGGAATAGTTACAGACGGCGATGTAGTTATGAGAGTTGTTACAGACTCAAATCAAAACAGAATAATCAAATTTAAACAAGCTACAAAAATTGAATATTCTGTAAGAGTACGAAACATAAAAAATGTTTCTGAACAAAATAAGGTAACGAAAGATGAAATTATAAATAGTATAGTAAAAGAAACTAATAATTTTAAATTAGGGCAATATGTGAATTATGAAAAAATTCAGTCTGCGGTTTATCAATTGTCAAAGCAATTGGAAGCAGATGTCGAAATAAAAAAAGGTAGTGGGAGTTGGATAAAAGAGGATATTGCCATAAGACATGACGAATATAGCTTTTTAAGTATTAATAATATTGAGGTAACGCTATGA
- a CDS encoding GNAT family N-acetyltransferase — protein MKGNYMGEFFIRELDSEKDSELLFQIVKHEDEVFQKASIGNFNIKPFAKYGKVFAMLHKEDKMEEPVSIIEVLRSFNGEKGYLYGVSAVPKYEKQGHTRKLLEYVINYLSENSINIIELTVGVNNERAIKMYKKSGFKIEKVLTNEYKDGEKRYLMKYENKG, from the coding sequence GTGAAAGGAAATTATATGGGAGAATTTTTTATCAGAGAACTGGATTCGGAAAAAGATTCCGAACTGTTATTTCAAATAGTGAAACATGAAGATGAAGTATTTCAGAAAGCGTCTATTGGAAATTTCAATATAAAACCTTTTGCAAAATATGGAAAAGTATTTGCGATGCTGCATAAAGAGGATAAAATGGAAGAACCTGTTTCTATAATAGAAGTTTTAAGAAGTTTCAACGGAGAAAAAGGCTATCTTTACGGAGTTTCTGCAGTTCCTAAGTATGAAAAACAAGGTCATACAAGAAAATTGCTCGAATATGTGATAAATTACCTGTCTGAAAATAGTATAAATATTATCGAACTGACTGTCGGAGTAAATAATGAAAGAGCGATAAAAATGTATAAAAAGTCCGGATTTAAAATAGAAAAAGTTCTGACAAATGAGTATAAAGATGGAGAAAAAAGATATTTAATGAAGTATGAAAATAAAGGTTAA
- a CDS encoding ferritin, translating to MKLTKKTEKLLNDQVNMELGAAYQYQAMAAHFESLGLEGFAKWMDNQAKEEIEHSRKFYDYLLSRNGKVELEALGKPKGNFKTVKEVFEDSLKHEQSVTKSIEAIYENVRKEKDYGAEVFLNWFVSEQGEEEETVQKIIDKITLLNVDKDSVALYMFDKEMGERTEE from the coding sequence ATGAAATTAACGAAAAAAACAGAAAAGCTATTAAATGATCAGGTAAACATGGAATTGGGAGCTGCCTATCAATATCAGGCAATGGCTGCACATTTTGAATCTTTGGGGTTGGAAGGATTTGCAAAATGGATGGACAACCAAGCTAAAGAAGAGATAGAACATTCAAGAAAGTTTTACGATTATTTATTATCAAGAAACGGAAAAGTCGAGCTTGAAGCTTTGGGAAAGCCCAAAGGAAATTTTAAAACAGTAAAAGAAGTTTTTGAAGATTCTTTAAAACACGAACAGTCAGTTACAAAATCTATAGAAGCTATTTATGAAAATGTAAGAAAAGAAAAAGATTACGGAGCGGAAGTGTTTTTAAACTGGTTTGTGTCGGAACAGGGAGAAGAAGAGGAAACTGTTCAGAAAATTATCGATAAAATAACATTGTTGAATGTGGATAAAGACAGTGTTGCATTGTATATGTTCGATAAAGAAATGGGAGAGAGAACTGAAGAATAG
- a CDS encoding phage tail tape measure protein: MADKNETIVTLKLKADLDGLKEALRKINDMIRSTLKAQVDITFNIRGEKRVEALKQRIAKEIKVPVSFHQKGDAPKAPVSKPTPQPTNSPASTGIPGNSSGGLQDFTKQMSQIVSGTALLNFSKNMTKGIMEVGVEFENLKTIMRNTLGGTEEGDAAMDMIKNIASNAHASIGDVGESFQKLVQRGMKPTEEEFIRLNDFARSQGKNIGQWTNAVTSAMLGQNRGLKKFGITAKDAGGSVIYTFRGVSTQVKKSEKDIYEYLLSLGKLDGIMGMSGKSADTFSGKMQDIRNSIDTIKITIFEKLQSVLKPLMDIVNNVLDKIKKWVEENPELVTGIVLIITTLTALVGAFMVLTPIISSVAGLFATFGAGLGWIIVAIAGVVFVIWDLWNGFTTGNSIIADLIVKFLEWIGITTTAGEVLNFLKATFDILVAWITAGVTEMIAIFQFMVDYWMALFQGFLDFTAIMIDIVVALFTGNIPRASEGFERLKDAALNIFDKIVLAAQKAVKTILNAFVGLMNKLADIPLIGEYIKKGANGLKGVTDNIEQDIRKRQSTVNERDKRINGFARDGKNPGNLGGTKKKKNNKKGLDIFGKTGGMFGSGGNSGGGSKGKKNKDGAGKSNKQNTEGEKAIVTAIESLQDILKKTGYSITSEIKRANLFEAKRKALLDSQKREGVTELFKHIKERVLGTNNKEINNNNKVEIFLNGSNGTSYGINANSRIADLFKIQNKRRGG; the protein is encoded by the coding sequence ATGGCAGATAAAAACGAAACTATAGTTACACTGAAGCTCAAAGCTGATTTAGACGGATTAAAAGAAGCGTTAAGGAAAATTAATGACATGATAAGATCTACTTTAAAAGCACAAGTAGATATTACTTTTAATATACGAGGAGAAAAAAGAGTCGAAGCATTAAAGCAAAGAATAGCAAAAGAAATCAAAGTTCCTGTTTCGTTTCATCAAAAAGGAGATGCCCCGAAAGCTCCAGTTTCTAAGCCAACACCGCAACCAACAAATTCTCCTGCTTCTACCGGAATACCAGGAAATTCCAGCGGAGGATTGCAAGATTTTACAAAACAAATGTCTCAAATTGTAAGCGGAACAGCATTGTTGAATTTTAGTAAAAATATGACAAAAGGAATAATGGAGGTTGGAGTTGAATTTGAAAATTTAAAAACAATAATGAGAAATACTTTGGGCGGAACCGAAGAAGGCGATGCCGCTATGGATATGATAAAAAATATTGCTTCTAATGCTCATGCGAGTATTGGAGACGTTGGCGAAAGTTTTCAAAAATTAGTACAAAGAGGAATGAAGCCAACCGAAGAAGAGTTTATACGGCTAAATGATTTTGCAAGATCTCAAGGAAAGAATATAGGACAATGGACTAATGCCGTTACTTCTGCAATGTTAGGACAAAACAGAGGATTGAAGAAATTCGGAATAACTGCTAAAGATGCCGGAGGCAGTGTTATTTATACTTTTAGAGGAGTGTCTACTCAAGTAAAGAAGAGTGAAAAAGATATATATGAATACTTATTAAGTTTAGGAAAACTTGATGGAATAATGGGAATGTCTGGAAAATCAGCAGATACATTTTCTGGGAAAATGCAAGATATTAGAAATTCGATTGATACTATAAAGATAACTATATTTGAAAAGTTACAATCAGTCTTAAAGCCTTTAATGGATATTGTGAATAATGTTTTAGATAAAATAAAAAAATGGGTAGAAGAAAATCCAGAATTAGTAACAGGGATAGTATTAATCATAACAACTTTAACAGCTTTAGTAGGAGCATTTATGGTTTTAACTCCAATTATATCAAGTGTAGCTGGATTGTTTGCTACGTTTGGTGCAGGATTAGGATGGATTATAGTAGCAATAGCTGGAGTAGTATTTGTCATATGGGATTTATGGAATGGATTTACTACAGGAAATTCAATAATCGCTGACTTGATAGTGAAATTTTTAGAATGGATAGGCATAACTACAACAGCTGGAGAGGTTCTTAATTTTTTAAAAGCGACATTTGATATATTAGTCGCTTGGATAACAGCAGGTGTGACTGAAATGATAGCAATTTTTCAATTTATGGTTGATTATTGGATGGCTTTATTTCAAGGCTTTTTAGATTTTACAGCGATTATGATTGATATAGTTGTAGCTTTATTTACAGGTAATATCCCGAGAGCTTCCGAAGGATTTGAAAGGCTAAAAGATGCGGCACTTAATATTTTTGATAAGATAGTCCTTGCGGCACAAAAAGCTGTAAAAACTATACTTAATGCTTTTGTAGGATTAATGAATAAATTAGCTGATATTCCTCTTATAGGAGAATACATAAAAAAAGGAGCTAATGGGCTTAAAGGTGTCACAGATAATATAGAACAAGATATAAGAAAAAGACAATCTACTGTAAACGAAAGAGATAAAAGAATAAACGGATTTGCAAGAGACGGAAAAAATCCTGGAAATTTAGGAGGAACAAAAAAGAAAAAAAATAACAAAAAAGGTTTAGATATATTTGGAAAAACAGGTGGAATGTTTGGCTCGGGAGGAAATTCTGGTGGAGGAAGTAAAGGAAAGAAAAATAAAGACGGAGCAGGAAAAAGTAATAAGCAAAACACGGAAGGGGAAAAAGCTATTGTTACAGCTATAGAAAGTTTGCAGGATATTCTTAAAAAAACAGGATATTCTATTACTTCTGAAATAAAAAGAGCTAACTTGTTTGAAGCAAAAAGAAAAGCTTTACTCGATTCTCAAAAAAGAGAAGGAGTAACTGAATTATTTAAACATATAAAAGAAAGGGTTTTAGGAACTAATAATAAAGAAATTAATAATAACAATAAAGTTGAAATATTTTTAAATGGATCAAATGGAACATCATACGGAATAAATGCAAACAGTAGAATAGCAGATTTGTTTAAAATACAAAATAAGAGAAGAGGCGGGTAA
- a CDS encoding glycoside hydrolase family 108 protein, whose product MSSRFEKLFDYILKVEGDYSDDKHDKGGKTRYGIIESEARRHGYKGKMSELPLSMAKDIYKKDYYDKNRLEELKDDRVALSILDWAVNSGMTGIKKAQSTANDLGAFLNIDGVVGSKTIEAINKITPEKFLVLYHTKQRRFYESLAERKPTQRVFLKGWLNRVARKEKYIKENL is encoded by the coding sequence ATGAGCAGTAGATTTGAAAAACTATTCGATTATATTTTAAAAGTGGAGGGGGATTATAGCGATGATAAGCACGACAAAGGCGGAAAGACGAGATACGGTATTATAGAAAGTGAAGCAAGGCGGCACGGATATAAAGGAAAAATGAGCGAATTGCCTTTGAGTATGGCAAAAGATATTTACAAAAAAGACTACTACGACAAAAATCGTCTTGAAGAATTAAAAGACGATAGAGTAGCGTTGTCAATATTAGATTGGGCTGTAAATAGCGGGATGACAGGGATAAAAAAAGCACAGTCGACAGCTAACGACTTAGGAGCATTTTTGAATATTGACGGAGTAGTTGGGAGTAAAACTATAGAAGCGATTAATAAAATAACTCCCGAAAAATTTTTGGTTTTATATCATACAAAACAAAGAAGATTTTATGAAAGCTTAGCAGAGAGAAAGCCGACACAGCGGGTGTTTTTGAAAGGTTGGCTAAACAGAGTTGCAAGAAAGGAAAAATACATTAAAGAAAATCTATAG